A region of the Fibrobacter sp. genome:
TAAGCGACATTGCAAATCTTGAAACGATAAAGCAATCTTCTCGGTTGTATCTATCAATTTTGAATGTTGCACCACCACCTCCATACACATCGTATATGGATCCACCATCTTTTTTTTGAACAACCCTTGTTCCAAAATTGATGTTACAGGCTTCATTAAGTGTTTTATATTCCCAATTCTTCTTCACGCACTTACCCAAAATTCTTTTATCTATACCGTTCTAGATTGCCACGTCACTTCGTTCCTCGCAATGACAATTCCCTATACCCTGTACCCTCTAACCTCTAGTTTCTAATTTCTAGTCTCTCTACCAAACCGCTAGACCCTTCGACTTCGCTCAGGGTGACACCGCAAAAACAAAAAAACTATACCCTAATAAAACCTCATACCTCTAGATGCGAAGCATCGACCTCAAAGTGAGCGTAGCGAACGACCTCACACCTCACAAGTACTTCTCCCCAAACTCTTCCATTGCCGCATTAATTTCTTCTTGCAGCTTCTGGATCCGCTTGTACACAACCTTGGGGCTTTCGTACTCCACCTTGACCATCTCCACTTCCTTGTACTTGTTGATGGACAGGTCGTAGTCATTGGCAACAATCTCATCCACAGGAACAAAAAAGGACTGATCCTTGCGAGTGCGGTCCGTTTCGGCATCCAGGTTCTTCCAACGGGCAATGATATCCGGGATGTCGTTCTCGGCACATTCCGTGCGCTTCTGATCCAAAGTGTAGCCGTCGGCCTTCATGTCGTAGAACCAAACCTTGTCAGTGCCGCCTGCATTGGTCTTGGTGAAAACGAGAATCGCAGTTGAAACACCGCTATACGGCTGGAACACGCCGCTGGGCATACTGATGACTGCCTGCAAACGCTGATTCTCGATAAGTTCCTTGCGTATGGCCTTGTGACCCGAACTGTTTCCGAACAGTACGCCATCGGGCACAATGGAGGCGCAGCGTCCGCCCAGGCGAAGCATTCGCACGAACAACGCCAAGAACAGCAACTCCGTTTTCTTGGTCTTGGTAATGGCGAGCAGGTTCTTGTTGATGGCCTCGTAGTCGAGCGACCCTGCAAACGGAGGGTTGGCAAGGCACAGGGAATACCGGTTCTCGTCGGTATTGTCGGTGCTAAGACTGTCGCGATACGCAATGTCCGGATTGTCGGCACCGTGCAGCATCAGGTTCATGGCGCCTATGCGGAGCATGGTCTGGTCCGTGTCAAAGCCATGGAACATTTCGTTGCGGTAATGGTCGGACTTATCCTTTTTCAGCAAATCCTTCTTATGGTGTTCCTGCACGAACTTCGCGGCTTCAACGATAAAGCCCGCAGAACCCATGGCCGGGTCGCATACCGTATCGTCCAGGTTCGGCTCCATCATGTCAACCATCATGCGGATGATGTGGCGGGGAGTACGGAACTGTCCGTTGTTGCCGCTGGCTGCCATCTTGCCCAAGACATACTCATACACGTCACCCATGGTGTCGCGGTTGTTCATGTCTAGGCCATCGATACCTTCGACAATCTTTACCAGGGTTCGGGCGCTCTGAATCAGGAAGGTGGCGCTGTCCATGAACCTGCTGTAGGCGGATTCCTTGCCGTCGTTCAGCGTCTTGATGAAAATGAACACGTCCTTGGACACCAGGCGGTACATGGCCTCGGCTTCCTTGTTCTTGAAATTGCTCCAGCGGAGGTCTGTGTACGGAACATCCCTGTCGGTTTCGGGGTTGTGCCAGTTGCCGGCCTTGAATACAGGATCCTTCACCTTGGCGCCCATGGCGTTAGCGGCGGCCTCCTTCTTCATCTGGGCATCATCCAGCATCTTCATAAAGAACAGGTAGGTCATCTGCTCCAGGATCGTAATGGAATTGGTAATGCCCCCAGTCCAAAAAGTATCCCAGATTGCGTCAATACGGTTCTTGATTTCGCCTGTTATCATGTGGAAAATCCTGTTCGTTGTTTATGCTAAATATAATCTAAATCGGGTCTGGCCAATTTTCCAATTCACTTCAAATCGACGCTTTTGGATTTGTAGGAAATGAGCCTACCCCATCCACCCAAATTTTCCATGTAAGGGCCTGCCATCTTACCGCAAACTCCGTAAACATCGCCCTTGCCTGATAGAAGACCACTCACGCCCACTATTACATAATACTGCCCTGCAGAAGTGTACGAAAAAGCATCCGTTAAAACACTATCCTTGAAAGCTTTTTCAGATCGTATACAATCACCACCATATTTGCAAAATTCAACAAAAGAATACAGCCCGTCCGGCAGGTTGATTCTTGCCGTAACCTGAACCTTGGAACTATCCAGTTTCTTGATTTCTGCCTTGGGCCTAACATCAATGGAATTCGGATTTTGATAAATCTTGGTTGTCTTTGCTTTCTTGGAGAAATTGCCCATATTTACGAGTTCACCATCCAGGTAATATTTCCCGTTCTTTGAATAAAAGCCGAGTTCACCTAAATTCTGGTACAGGACCGCATCTGTTTCAGCCTCGGTATAGGCGGTACCGCCTTCCATCATGGCGTCTTCAACCAAAACGCGGTTCAGCTTTACCAAGTTCATCTTGTAACGCTTTGCCGTTACCACCATGGCGTGGGCGTACCCCTGCAGTTCCCAGGGATAACGCTCGTTAAAGGATTCCAAAATTCCATTGAAAAAGAGTGACGCATCGTGTTTGGGAAGCTTGCTTTTCTTTACCGCCTGGACAACCTCATTGGACGCTTCTTCAATGGCATCGGTCAAGTCGTCGTCTAGTTCGTCTATCGCATATTTAATGTTGCGTGTATTTTCTTCGGTCTGCCTTTCTGCGGATCGATAGCCTGCCGTATTTCTACCAAACACGAACAGATTCATCAGGTCCCCTGCAAAGGATACAGAGACGCACAGGGACAGCGCTATCACGATTCTAGGAAACATTTTGTGCATTTGGACCTCTGTTAGGGTGCTTTTTAAATATATATCCTTCTATTTGACATATTATGACAATTGGGATTGTCCGGTATTGTGTTTTGTAATGAAGTCTATTTTCTATTCTGTTCTTTTACATAAAATGTAAAATAAATGAGTGTGTTTTACATATTGTGTAAAACTTTTCAAATCGTGAAACTTTAAACGCCGGTGAAAATCGGCGTTTTTCTTGTTTTTAGCTTGTTTTACCAAAAATGTAAAAATGGCACGTTTTTTGCTTTAATAGGGGCGAAAATAAGGATTACAATTTATGTCTCTCAAATTCTCTAAATGGACTGGTCTCGGCAACGACTTCGTGCTCGTTGAACCGGGTGAAGCTTTTGATATGACTTTGGGTGCCGACCTGGAAAAGCGCGTCATTGAACTTTGCGACCGCCGTTTCGGTATCGGTGCCGATGGCGTCGTTGTGGTGACTCCGCTTTCTAGTTCCGCCGAATACGTGGTGGCCGAAAAGGATGTCCGCAAGGATGTGGACTGGAGTAAGCCGGGTAACGGCGTTGACTTCGAAATGCGCATCTTTAATGCGGATGGTTCCGAAGCAGCCATGTGCGGCAACGCCACCCGCTGCGTGGCCAAGTTCATTCGTACCCGCGGCCTGGGCAACGGCGATTCCTTTGTGCTTCACACCAAGAGCGGCCTCATCAAGCCGACCATCATGGGCGATGCCAACAAGCTGGAAGACGCTCAGGTTTGCGTGAACATGGGCGCTCCCCGCGATTTCCTGGGTTCCATCAAGCTCACTGCAGATACTTTTGACTTTACCGGCGAAACCGTTTCCATGGGCAACCCCCACACGGTGATTTTTGTGGACGATATCGAAAAGATCCAGCTGGAAAAATGGGGTGCCATTCTCGAAGTGGACAAGCAGTTCCCGGACCGTTGCAATATTGAATTCGCTCAGGTGGTGGCTCCCGGCAAGATCCGTATGCGCGTGTGGGAACGCGGCTGCGGCGTGACTATGGCTTGTGGCACCGGAAGCTGCGCTACTCTCGTGGCAGCCCAGCGTACTGGCCGCGTAGGCCTCGAAGCGGACGTGGTTCTGGATGGCGGAACCCTCCATATTAAGCACGAAGAAGGCGGTCCGGTGTTGATGACCGGCCCTGCCAAGGAATGCTTCACGGGAAGCTATGAGCTGTGAGCCATGAGCCGCACTACGTGCTCTGAGCTAAAGAACCGCGCCGAAGGCGCCAAGTGTTAAACCTCAAAGTGAGCGAAGCGAACGAGCTCACTACTCAAAGGGCGAAGCCCGACCTCAATACTAATTATGAACGAATCTATCATTAATCCATTTTACGATCGCCTTCCTGGCAGCTACCTTTTCTCTACCATTGCCAAGAAAATCAAGGAATACCAGGGCACCCACGCCAATGCCGACATTATCCGTCTGGGTATCGGCGATGTGACTACTCCCATTATTCCTGCCGCCATCGACGCCATGCACAAGGCTGTTGAAGAAATGGCCTGCAAGGACACCTTCCGCGGTTACGGTCCGGAACAGGGTTACGACTTCTTGCGCGAAGCCATCATCCGTGGTGAATACACTCCCCGCGGTGTCGAAATGGATCCGGACGATGTGTTCGTCAGTGACGGTTCCAAGTGCGACGTGGCCAACATTCAGGAACTTTTTGCCGCCGACGTAAAGATCGCCATTCCCGACCCGGTTTATCCTGTCTACCTGGATTCCAACGTGATGGCTGGCCGTACCGGCTTTATGCAGGACGACGGTCACTTCTCTGAAGTTACCTACCTGGCTTCTACCGCCGAAAACAACTTCCAGCCGGACCTTCCCAAGAATCCGGTGCAGCTGATTTACCTGTGCAGCCCCAACAACCCGACCGGTACCGTGCTTAGCCGCGAAACTCTCCAGAAGTTCGTGGACTATGCCAACGAAACTGGCGCTCTCATTCTCTTTGATGGAGCTTACAACTGCTACATCCAGGATGAATCCCTGCCTCACT
Encoded here:
- a CDS encoding type I restriction-modification system subunit M codes for the protein MITGEIKNRIDAIWDTFWTGGITNSITILEQMTYLFFMKMLDDAQMKKEAAANAMGAKVKDPVFKAGNWHNPETDRDVPYTDLRWSNFKNKEAEAMYRLVSKDVFIFIKTLNDGKESAYSRFMDSATFLIQSARTLVKIVEGIDGLDMNNRDTMGDVYEYVLGKMAASGNNGQFRTPRHIIRMMVDMMEPNLDDTVCDPAMGSAGFIVEAAKFVQEHHKKDLLKKDKSDHYRNEMFHGFDTDQTMLRIGAMNLMLHGADNPDIAYRDSLSTDNTDENRYSLCLANPPFAGSLDYEAINKNLLAITKTKKTELLFLALFVRMLRLGGRCASIVPDGVLFGNSSGHKAIRKELIENQRLQAVISMPSGVFQPYSGVSTAILVFTKTNAGGTDKVWFYDMKADGYTLDQKRTECAENDIPDIIARWKNLDAETDRTRKDQSFFVPVDEIVANDYDLSINKYKEVEMVKVEYESPKVVYKRIQKLQEEINAAMEEFGEKYL
- a CDS encoding LL-diaminopimelate aminotransferase → MNESIINPFYDRLPGSYLFSTIAKKIKEYQGTHANADIIRLGIGDVTTPIIPAAIDAMHKAVEEMACKDTFRGYGPEQGYDFLREAIIRGEYTPRGVEMDPDDVFVSDGSKCDVANIQELFAADVKIAIPDPVYPVYLDSNVMAGRTGFMQDDGHFSEVTYLASTAENNFQPDLPKNPVQLIYLCSPNNPTGTVLSRETLQKFVDYANETGALILFDGAYNCYIQDESLPHSIYEIPGARTCAIEFRSFSKTAGFTGVRCAYTIVPHELGKLRAMWNRRQCTKFNGVNYVVQRAAEAIYTPVGWEQTKAVIKGYMDTAAMIRTELTAAGYTVFGGEHAPYIWW
- the dapF gene encoding diaminopimelate epimerase — translated: MSLKFSKWTGLGNDFVLVEPGEAFDMTLGADLEKRVIELCDRRFGIGADGVVVVTPLSSSAEYVVAEKDVRKDVDWSKPGNGVDFEMRIFNADGSEAAMCGNATRCVAKFIRTRGLGNGDSFVLHTKSGLIKPTIMGDANKLEDAQVCVNMGAPRDFLGSIKLTADTFDFTGETVSMGNPHTVIFVDDIEKIQLEKWGAILEVDKQFPDRCNIEFAQVVAPGKIRMRVWERGCGVTMACGTGSCATLVAAQRTGRVGLEADVVLDGGTLHIKHEEGGPVLMTGPAKECFTGSYEL